In one Oncorhynchus nerka isolate Pitt River linkage group LG7, Oner_Uvic_2.0, whole genome shotgun sequence genomic region, the following are encoded:
- the LOC115132474 gene encoding probable Bax inhibitor 1, with amino-acid sequence MNVFDRSIKLDVLLKFSQISQSTQLHLKNVYSSLAVCMFVAAAGSYVHVVTRLFQGGLLTLLGSLGMVVWLSMTPHNPETEKKRLAILAGFAFFTGVGLGPAMDFVIIINPSIIVTAFLGTSIIFVCFTLSALYAKRRSFLFLGGTLMSGLSVLFLVSVVNLFFGSAILFKAHMYLGLVIMCGFVLFDTQLIIEKAENGDKDYIWHCVDLFLDFVTIFRKLMILLAMNEKDKKKEKK; translated from the exons ATGAACGTGTTTGACCGCAGCATCAAATTGGATGTTCTCCTCAAGTTCTCCCAAAT TTCCCAATCTACCCAGTTACACCTGAAGAATGTCTACTCCAGTTTGGCAGTTTGCATGTTCGTGGCTGCAGCAGGCTCCTACGTCCATGTTGTCACACGGCTCTTTCAG GGTGGGTTGCTGACTCTTCTGGGTTCCCTGGGCATGGTGGTTTGGTTGTCCATGACACCACACAACCCAGAGACCGAGAAGAAGAGACTGGCTATCCTTGCAGGGTTTGCTTTCTTCACAG GTGTTGGTCTTGGACCAGCAATGGACTTTGTCATCATCATTAACCCAAG caTCATTGTGACAGCCTTCCTTGGAACCTCAATCATCTTTGTCTGCTTCACTCTCAGTGCCCTGTATGCCAAGCGCAGGAGCTTCCTCTTCCTAGGAG GTACTCTGATGTCTGGCTTGTCTGTCCTGTTCCTGGTGTCTGTGGTGAACTTGTTCTTTGGATCAGCGATACTCTTCAAG GCTCACATGTACCTGGGTCTGGTCATTATGTGTGGCTTTGTTCTGTTCGACACTCAGCTCATCATTGAGAAAGCAGAGAACGGAGACAAGGACTACATCTG GCATTGCGTGGACCTGTTCCTCGACTTTGTGACCATTTTCAGAAAACTCATGATTCTCCTTGCCATGAATGAGAAG GACAAGAAGAAAGAAAAGAAGTAG
- the LOC115132475 gene encoding carboxy-terminal domain RNA polymerase II polypeptide A small phosphatase 2-like has protein sequence MESSIITQVQKEDIQLSPKTGEVSRSSLKKPRSCNIFKALFCCLRGAQDARNPPSPSQDALLGPQDNGDVVKLSSGPSLLPEMTPQDQGKICVVIDLDETLVHSSFKPISNADFIVPVEIEGTTHQVYVLKRPYVDEFLQRMGELFECILFTASLAKYADPVTDLLDQCGVFRARLFRESCVFHQGCYVKDLSLLGRELHKTLILDNSPASYIFHPENAVPVVSWFDDVEDAELLHLLPVFEDLSQAEDVYTRLGELRAP, from the exons GCGAGGTGAGCAGATCTTCTCTGAAGAAGCCTAGGAGCTGTAACATCTTCAAAGCACTCTTCTGTTGCCTCAGAGGAGCACAGGATGCCCGGAATCCACCATCTCCTTCACAAGATGCCTTGCTGGGGCCACAGGACAATGGGGACGTTGTCAAG CTGTCATCAGGGCCCAGTCTGCTGCCTGAGATGACACCCCAGGACCAGGGGAAGATATGTGTGGTCATAGACCTGGATGAGACACTGGTGCATAGCTCATTCAAG CCTATCAGTAATGCAGATTTCATAGTGCCTGTGGAGATTGAGGGGACCACACACCAG GTATACGTGCTGAAGAGGCCTTATGTGGATGAGTTTCTACAACGAATGGGAGAGCTGTTTGAGTGTATTCTGTTCACTGCCAGTCTTGCCAAG TATGCAGATCCAGTGACTGATCTGTTGGATCAGTGCGGGGTATTCCGGGCACGGTTGTTCCGGGAGTCCTGTGTGTTCCACCAGGGATGCTACGTCAAAGATCTCAGCCTGCTGGGTCGAGAGCTCCATAAGACCCTCATCCTAGACAACTCTCCTGCCTCCTACATCTTCCACCCAGAGAATGCT GTTCCTGTGGTGTCCTGGTTTGATGATGTGGAAGATGCTGAGCTGCTCCACCTGCTGCCTGTGTTTGAGGACCTGAGTCAGGCAGAGGATGTCTACACCAGACTGGGGGAGCTACGAGCACCATGA